From Candidatus Baltobacteraceae bacterium, a single genomic window includes:
- a CDS encoding S41 family peptidase: protein MIDPMAGRFRALIAALVVLIVALCGALYVAAHSMTSGTPHSLISLNVAELPDSAGGAGGAAPVDLFDKAITDLSTEYYKPFNPRAPFRGGTAAIDKYLEANHVKHPKLPTEFATGDPEQDAQTLAHDVAYAEHTYGKRLGADGATDLTEAGLSGVMDSVDDPYTVYLTPKEIQSLNESLNGGDFGGIGVYILQLKDGDVLLQPIDGAPAARAGMKPGAIVDTVDGRKVHGVPIDIVERWIRGAQGTQVVLTTHQYKSTAERRFTITREIIHVPTVSKHMENGYEYIRLSDFGITSPAEMKSALLYGRKHNAKGYILDLRYNGGGLVEAAVKISSLFIPQGTIVSTVDREGHRQIEEALGDAIGGVQPLVVLVNKYTASASEITAGALQDYHAATLVGVKTFGKGVIQSIYDMPDGGALKITTASYLTPLGREIQHKGIVPDVIVPQSDDVPLDTPADKQLAAAKAKLAQLLK from the coding sequence ATGATCGATCCCATGGCCGGAAGGTTCCGCGCGCTGATCGCAGCGCTCGTCGTTCTCATCGTCGCTCTCTGCGGCGCTCTTTACGTTGCGGCGCACAGCATGACGAGCGGGACCCCGCACTCGCTGATCAGCCTCAACGTCGCGGAGCTGCCCGATTCCGCCGGCGGCGCAGGCGGCGCCGCTCCCGTCGACCTTTTCGATAAGGCCATAACCGATCTCAGCACGGAGTACTATAAGCCGTTCAATCCGCGGGCGCCCTTTCGCGGCGGCACCGCGGCGATCGATAAGTATCTCGAGGCCAACCACGTCAAGCATCCCAAGCTTCCAACCGAGTTCGCCACCGGCGATCCCGAGCAGGACGCGCAAACGCTCGCGCACGACGTCGCGTACGCAGAGCACACGTACGGTAAGCGGCTCGGAGCCGACGGCGCGACCGATCTGACCGAGGCGGGTTTGAGCGGCGTGATGGATTCGGTCGACGATCCCTACACCGTCTATCTCACGCCCAAAGAAATCCAGAGCTTGAACGAATCGCTCAACGGCGGCGATTTCGGCGGCATCGGCGTCTACATCTTACAGCTCAAGGACGGCGACGTGCTCCTGCAGCCGATCGACGGCGCACCAGCGGCTCGCGCCGGGATGAAGCCGGGCGCGATCGTCGACACCGTTGACGGGCGCAAGGTACACGGCGTGCCGATCGATATCGTCGAGCGGTGGATTCGCGGCGCGCAGGGCACGCAAGTCGTGCTTACGACCCACCAGTATAAGTCGACCGCCGAACGCCGCTTCACGATCACGCGCGAGATCATTCACGTGCCCACCGTCAGCAAACACATGGAAAACGGGTACGAGTACATCCGGCTGAGCGATTTCGGCATAACATCGCCGGCCGAGATGAAGAGCGCGCTGCTCTACGGGCGCAAGCACAACGCCAAGGGCTACATCCTCGATCTGCGCTACAACGGCGGCGGCCTGGTCGAAGCCGCGGTCAAAATCTCGAGCCTCTTCATCCCGCAGGGCACGATCGTCTCGACCGTCGACCGCGAAGGACATCGCCAGATCGAAGAGGCGCTTGGAGACGCGATCGGCGGCGTGCAGCCGCTCGTCGTTCTGGTCAACAAGTACACGGCCAGCGCATCCGAGATCACGGCGGGTGCGTTACAGGATTACCACGCCGCCACGCTGGTGGGCGTGAAGACCTTCGGAAAAGGCGTCATCCAGAGTATCTACGACATGCCCGACGGCGGCGCGCTCAAGATCACGACCGCGAGCTACCTAACGCCGCTCGGGCGAGAAATCCAACACAAAGGCATCGTTCCGGACGTTATCGTTCCACAGAGCGACGACGTGCCGCTCGATACTCCGGCTGACAAGCAACTGGCTGCGGCCAAGGCCAAACTCGCACAACTTCTGAAATAG
- a CDS encoding S41 family peptidase: MKRFFPLALAGCVAAAFFGFPAVNAAPAHLDATQASEIATSYHYLTGEFYKRIDDQNVMNGARIGIARSLARHHVTAKIPKFHASNDTANVQDIELDVEAAERAAGRRVSSTELTYGAISGMLDSVHDRYTVFLDPKEYAELNSGLDGSDFGGTGIVIQADDASKYIAVSDVVPGGPADKAGIQQDDLITAIDGQSTKGWSIDRASAHLRGKEGTKVSITILRAGKTLAPITVTRAKIHQLSVFDKMLPGNIGYVALTVFGKDTASELTSALGRLQKKGARAIILDLRNNGGGYLNAAVGVSSEFISSGPIVSVESRGSNITTLEANDTAIPPLPLAVLVNQFTASASEITSGAIQDSGVGTLIGTKTFGKGVVQTIYPLPDGSAVKITTARYLTPHNRDINHLGIQPDIVVSEPRTARFGDPKTDPQLRRAMQFVDDRIAHLNEINGSTE, encoded by the coding sequence ATGAAGCGCTTTTTCCCCCTTGCCCTGGCCGGCTGCGTCGCCGCCGCCTTTTTCGGATTCCCGGCAGTCAACGCCGCGCCCGCCCATCTCGATGCGACGCAGGCGAGTGAAATCGCGACCAGCTACCACTATCTAACCGGCGAATTCTACAAGCGCATCGACGATCAGAACGTGATGAACGGCGCGCGCATCGGGATCGCACGATCGTTGGCCCGGCATCACGTCACCGCGAAGATTCCGAAGTTTCACGCATCGAACGACACGGCGAACGTGCAGGACATCGAATTGGACGTCGAGGCCGCGGAGCGCGCGGCGGGCAGACGCGTTTCATCGACCGAGCTCACCTACGGCGCCATCTCGGGCATGCTCGACTCGGTGCACGACCGCTACACGGTCTTTCTCGATCCGAAGGAATACGCCGAACTGAACAGCGGCCTAGACGGGTCGGACTTCGGCGGTACGGGCATCGTCATTCAAGCTGATGACGCGAGCAAGTACATCGCGGTCAGCGACGTCGTTCCCGGCGGTCCGGCCGACAAGGCCGGGATCCAGCAGGACGATTTGATCACCGCCATCGACGGGCAATCGACGAAGGGCTGGTCAATCGATCGCGCCAGCGCGCACTTGCGCGGCAAAGAAGGCACCAAGGTCTCGATCACGATCCTGCGCGCGGGTAAGACGCTCGCGCCCATCACGGTGACGCGGGCGAAGATTCACCAGTTGAGCGTGTTCGATAAGATGTTGCCCGGCAACATCGGCTACGTGGCGCTAACCGTCTTCGGTAAGGATACGGCAAGCGAACTCACGTCGGCGCTCGGCCGTCTGCAGAAGAAAGGCGCACGCGCGATCATTCTCGATCTGCGCAACAACGGCGGCGGTTATTTGAACGCGGCGGTCGGAGTCAGCTCGGAGTTCATCTCTTCGGGTCCGATCGTTTCGGTCGAGTCGCGCGGTTCGAACATCACCACGCTCGAAGCCAACGACACCGCGATTCCGCCGCTTCCGCTCGCCGTGCTGGTGAACCAGTTCACCGCGTCGGCCTCCGAGATCACCTCGGGTGCGATTCAAGACAGCGGCGTCGGCACGCTGATCGGCACCAAGACCTTCGGCAAGGGCGTCGTGCAAACGATCTACCCGCTGCCGGACGGGTCAGCGGTGAAAATCACGACCGCGCGCTATCTCACCCCGCACAACCGCGACATCAACCATTTGGGAATCCAACCCGATATCGTGGTGAGCGAACCGCGCACGGCACGTTTCGGCGATCCGAAGACCGATCCGCAGCTGCGGCGCGCGATGCAGTTCGTCGACGATCGCATCGCGCATTTGAACGAGATCAACGGCTCTACGGAATAG